The window GGTGCGAAAAATTCAGCTGAGCTAATCATTGATGAAGCTAAGCGAGAAGCGGAAGCCTTGAAGAAAGAAGCACTACTTGAAGCAAAAGATGAAACTCACAAAATTCGAACTGAAGCAGAAAAAGACATCCGTGAACGCCGGGCAGAGCTTCAGAAACAAGAAAACCGGTTATTGCAAAGAGAAGAAAATCTTGATCGCAAGGATGATGCTCTGAATAAGAGAGAATCAGGCTTAGAGCGAAAAGAAGAAGCTCTAACTGACAGACAACAGCATATTGAACAGATGGAAAGTAAAGTGGAAGAGCTAGTACGCGCACAAACGTCAGAGCTTGAACGTATTGCAGCCCTAACGCGCGAAGAAGCGAAGGGGATCATCCTGAAAGAAGTTGAAAACGAACTTTCAACTGATATTGCCGTGATGACCAAAGAAGCAGAAACACGTGCAAAAGAAGAATCTGACAAAAAAGCTCGTGAGATATTATCACTAGCACTACAACGTTTTGCAGCAGATCACGTTGCTGAAACAACCGTATCCGTTGTAAACTTACCGAATGACGAAATGAAAGGCCGTATCATCGGTCGTGAAGGACGTAACATTCGAACACTGGAAACACTAACGGGTATCGATTTAATCATCGATGACACGCCAGAAGCAGTCATTCTATCTGGATTTGATCCAATCCGTCGTGAAACAGCTCGTCTTGCACTTGAAAAATTAGTACAAGATGGACGAATCCATCCAGCTCGCATAGAAGAGATGGTGGAGAAATCACGTCGTGAAATGGACGAGCAAATTCGTGAAACTGGTGAACAAACAACGTTTGAAGTCGGAATTCACAATTTACATCCTGACCTTATGAAGATCCTTGGCCGTATGAAATATCGTACAAGCTATGGTCAAAACGTACTGAAGCATTCAATCGAAGTTGCTCATTTATCAGGACTGCTAGCGGCAGAACTTGGTGAAGATGTGACATTAGCAAGACGTGCAGGATTACTACATGATATCGGGAAAGCCATTGACCACGAGGTTGAAGGCAGTCACGTAGAAATCGGTGTAGAGCTTGCCACAAAATATAAAGAGCATCCTGTTGTGATCAACAGTATTGCCTCTCACCATGGTGACACGGAAGCGACATCTGTCATTGCAGTAATTGTTGCAGCTGCCGATGCCTTATCAGCAGCAAGACCGGGCGCACGTAGCGAAACACTTGAAAACTACATTCGTCGTCTAGAAAAACTGGAAGAAATTTCAGAAAGCTATGATGGAGTAGAAAAATCATTCGCGATTCAAGCAGGACGCGAAATCCGTATCATCGTTCAACCAGAGAAAATTGACGATCTAGCTTCACACCGTTTAGCACGAGATATCCGCAAACGCATTGAAGAAGAACTCGATTATCCTGGTCACATCAAAGTAACGGTCATCCGTGAAACACGCGCAGTCGAATACGCTAAATAAGAATAAACCCAGCTTGTAGACAAATTTTGTCTGCAAGCTTTTTTATTTATAAAATTATTTAGAGAAAATAATTATCATTAATATTGTTTATATTAAGTTTTGCTATCAGGTTATTACTTGGGGAAGCTAATTTAAAAGTGAATATATATGATGTAACGATAATCGATGCGGCCCAGCCGGTTTATTCAGCATAGTTTGGTACATCCTTGGATTGTAAAGATGGATCAATCTATAAGCGGACAGACAATCAAATTCGATAATTTATAAATTCAATTATCCAACCAGTTTGGCAGGGAAAGTTTGGGGAACATAATTGCAGAGTAGCAAAAATGCCGATTAAATGGTAAAAGTGTCATAAGGAAACCTTCCCAAAGAAGTGAATGCAGCCTAGAAAGAGAGGGAATGGCGTATGGAAAAAAGAAAGAATTTATTCATGGTGTCATTGGTTTTAAGTTTAGTTATCTTTGGTTTGTTTGTTCTATCCAAAAGAGGGGGGAATGGCTCCTTGAAAAGGGAATTCGATGGGTTGGAAGTTTCGCCCACATACTCAAGCTACTACTTGCAGAAGAAGGATATTTTCGAAACTACGGAAACGTCCTATGTAGATAAAATCTTTGTTGGCGACAGCATTACGGATCATGGAGAGTTTCATGAGTTTTTCCCGGATCAAGTAATATTGAACCGAGGAATCAGTAAAGATACTTCCGCAGGGGTGTTGAATCGGATTCATGAAGTGGTAGGCAGGAATGCCAAGGAAGTGTACTTGCTGATCGGGGTAAATGATATAAGAACAAAAGTAGAGCAAGCTGTTTATATTGATAATATTAGGAAAATTATTGATACCTTTGCAAATAGTAAATCGGAAATCTACATTCAATCCATCCTCCCAGTAAACAACTCGATCTATGGCAATAAAGTAACGAATGACAAAGTCATACTATTTAATACAGCGCTTAAACAAACAGCGAAAGAACTCAATGTTCATTTTCTGGATTTGTTTCCATCTTTCATCGATCAAAATGGACAATTGAAAAAAGAATATACCTTGGATGGAATTCACCTGAATGGAAAAGGCTACAAAGCTTGGACCGATCTTGTATCTGGCACCCATACAACTTCGAAATAATTCTGAATTGTTATCGAATTGTGTGCGTGCCTGGCACACAAACTATTCAACGCTTGATACATAAACAAAACAGTTTCTAAATATATGTAATAATATTTTATAGTATTTTAATGTTTGCAATCTATTTTTTGTGGGAAGATATTTGCATAGATAGATATGAATTGCTTTGGAGGTAGTGGTTGTGGAGGGCATGGATATTCAGGAAGAGTTTAAACAAATTTTGGAGTATGCGATACAGCGAGGCAATGAAAATGAGCAAATAACGGTGAAAGAATTTGTCAACGAACTGGCAATACATTTGAAACCATTAGTAGAAAAATCAAACACAAAGGGATTGTCTGTGACTCGCTAAGACAATCTTTTTTCATGGATATCTATTTATATTTCTCAATAAAGCACCAAGAAGAAAGAAAACTCTCTCCTCTTTAGCACACTCGATTTAACCAAAAAACGATTTACGCGCAGCTACGATAGAAGGGTAGCTCTTAAAGACTCTTGCCGTACTTAATACTTTTGTAACCATCTGTCCTTATAGTTCCCACAACTCTTCAAAATTCATGTCTCCGATATTTTTTCCGACGCGCGGCAGGAACTTCATCCTAAGAACAAAGCCCATCCTCAACAACCGATACACAAAAAATGCCCTTCATCAAGGAGATGAAGGACACAACTTTCGCGTGATTCGCTGCTTTTTTAAGAAAGATGAACCGCTTTCTCTTTTTCCGCCTCATTATTCAGATGCGAGATGTTATCTTCATCCACATCATCCTCATACTGTGTAACGACACGAGTATCTGGGGCGAAGAGAATCAGGATTAATGAAATGACAAGGCTGGCAATCATGAAGCCGCCAAAGGCAAATGGAGAGGCGCCTAGATTTGCCCCCATGGCTGTCCAAATCATTGGACCGAATCCTACGATGGCCGCTGCAATTTGATAGCCGAGAGATAGCCCTGTGTAACGAACGTTTGCAGGGAAGAGCTCGGAGAATAATGTACCTTGCGTTGCAAAAATGGCTCCCCAGACAAAGCCCAATAAAACAACCTGCATTGTAAAGAACCAGGACGTACTGATAGGGATAGCCATAAAATAAGGAATCGATAACACGATCATCGCGACAAGGCCACCCGTATAAATGATTTTGCGGCCGATAAAATCAGACAGATAGCCGACAAGCGGAATTGTAATGATCATCGTTGCACAGCTTAGCGTTAACCCTAGAAGAGCCGTATCCCGAGAGTAATCTAGATAAGTCGTCGCATAAACCAAGATAAAGGACATTAAAAATACATTGAAGAAGCCATCCCCAAGCTTTAAGCCGATTAGGCGGAAAATATCTTTCGCGTTATGTTTGAAAACGTGAACGACAGGGATTTTCGCAAGCTCTCCTTGCTCTTTCTTTCTTTGGAACTCCGGTGTCTCCTCGATTCCGCTTCGGATCCAAACCGCAATGACAATCAGCACGATACTAAATAGGAAGGGAATACGCCATCCCCAAGCCATAAATTGTGCTTCCGTCGTTAACGCACTGATTAATGTGAAACTAAATGTACCCAATACTAAACCGATTGGAACCCCTAATTGTGGGACTGAGCCGAAAAATCCACGAATTCCCTTGTTTGCGGATTCGGTTGCTAAAAGAACAGCTCCTCCCCATTCTCCGCCAAGCGCGATTCCTTGCATTAATCGCAATATAACTAATAAAGCAGGTGCCAGTATTCCGATTTGGGCATAGGTAGGCAATAGTCCAATTAAAAACGAGCTTCCCCCCATCCCAATCAGTGTCAGCATTAAGGATGCTTTTCGGCCAATCCGATCGCCCATATGGCCAAAAATAATACTTCCGATGGGTCTCGCAGCATAACCAGCTCCAAAAGTGGCAAAGGCGATTAAAATCGACACGGCCGGGTCATGGTTCGGGAAGAAAAGGGAAGTGAAGACCAACCCTGTTGCAGTTCCATACAGGTAAAAGTCATACCATTCGATAATCGACCCTACTAAACTAGCCAATAAAATTTTCGCTTTTTTCATACAGCACCAGCTTTCACATTATTTAATTGAAATAGAATTTCTTAAAATATGTTTTTGAATCTTTCCAACGGGCGTTCGTGGGAATTCCTGAACGAACTCGATGGAATCGGGTACTTTAAATTTAGCTAATCTGCCTTTACAGAATTCGAGCAGCTCTGCCTCCGTCACGTGCATTCCTTGGTTTAAGATAACGAAAGCCTTGATTGCCTCATCCCGCATCTCATCTGGTACGCCGATTACAGCACTTTCATAAACGGCTGGATGTTGAGTTAAAACGCTTTCAACTTCTTGGGCAGCAACATTTTCACCAGATCGCTTAATCATATCCTTTACACGGTCCACGAAGTAGAAATAGCCATCTTCACCGATTCGTGCATTATCGCCGGTCAATAACCAACCGTCCCGTAACGTTTCCCGAGTGGCTTCTTCATTTTTAAAATATTGCTTCATCACTGTACGGCCAGGAACACCTTTGACGGCAATTTGACCAACTGCTCCCCGTTCCACTTCATCTCCATTTTCATCGATAAGCTTGACCTCATACCCGATGCTAGGTCTGCCGATACTTAGATTTTTCCGAATCCCGTTTAATGGATTGAGCAGAGGGATGCCAACTGTTTCGGTCATGCCATACAGCTGCAATAATTTTAAGGCAAACTTGTCTTCAAACTCCTCGATTTGATGTGCTGCAATGGCTTGGGCAAACATGACTAAACGAATAGGATTATCAAGGTCCTCTGCATCATAATCCTTTGCCAGAATCATTCGAATGGGTGCAGCAAATAAGGAGCCGACTGTGCCACCTAGTGATTTTGCTTGTTTAAAATAGCGTGAAGCACTAAATTTTTCCGTCAATGCAAGACTTCCGCCAACTACGAGTGCGGGCATTGTGGAATAGTATTGGGCATTGCCGTGGAAAAGCGGCAGGACGATAAACATTCGGTCATCCTCGGTTACGCCAATGGATTTTGACATGAGTTCGCCAGTAAATAGATAGTTTGCATTTGTCACTTGAACGCCTTTTGGTTTGGAAGTAGTCCCTGATGTGTAAAGCATGCCGACAACATCGTCAGCCGAAACTTTTGGAAAACGACTTGTAGCCGTAGAAGCATTTTCTATGAGGTGATGAAAATTTAATAGGTTTGATGATTCATTCTGGAAGCGCGTTAAAATGATGTGCTGAATCGTAGGCAGCTCGTCAATCATCCCTTGGAACTTTTCAACATGCTCTTCCTCTGTGATCAATAAAACAGATTCAGAATGATTGAGGATGTAATTCATTTCAGTGCTACTCGCCAAAATATTCGTCGGCACCATGATCGCACCAATATGAGCAAGTGCAAACCAGGTCGTTAAAAACTCGATATTGTTTGGTAAATGGAGGGTGACATGATCGCCCACCCCTACATTCAAATCGAGCAAAGCATTACTCAGCTTTAGCACCTCGTCATAAAATTCACGATAGGTCCTGGTCGTTTGAGTTCCATGTGCATCTTCAAAAGCGATAAAAATTTTATCAGGATGAGCAGATACTTTTTCCTCCAACAGTGAACGAAACGTTCGATTCCCCATAATGTCCATCCTTGACCCCCCTCCCTAAAGTAAACGGTTTCAAATTTGAAAAACGTCATTTCATAGACTATAGTCTAAATAATAAATCAACAAGAAAATGAATGTCAATACTATTCTGATAATTCAGATAAATAGTCTAAATAGTAGATAAATAGTCACAATATGGTCTATAGTTTGAAGATATAAACAAATAATTGGAAATGGGGAAACCTACTATGAGGAAAAGGAGTCGACAATTACAAGCAGAGAAAACAAAGCAGCGGATTTTTGAAACGGCATTGGAGTTATTTCAGAAAAAAGGGTTTAACCAGGTGACAGTGGATGAAATTGTCCAAAAAAGTAATAGCTCGAAAGGTGCCTTTTACGGTCATTTTGATTCAAAATATGGAATCTTTCTAGAAAAATTTAAAGAGATTGATACTTTCTACGAGACCTTTATCCAAACAATCGATGAGGAAGCACCTCTTAAAGAGAAAATTTTAACCTTATTTCATGGGCAAATGAATTATTTAGAGCATGAATTGGGCAAAGATTTAATGAGAACGGTTTACACGAACGGATTGATCGAAAGTGAAAATCATTATTTTACGAATACGGAGCGAAGTGTCTATAAAATTCTCATTCGTTTTATCAATACATCGATAGAACGTGGAGAGTTGGTGAAAGAAGCAAATTCTAAAGAAATGGCGATGCTAATCGCTCGATGTATGCGCGGGAATCTCTATGATTGGATTGCTTTTGGAAAAGATTTCAACCTTCAGGAAGAAAGTAAGGTATTTATGGAAATCTTTATGGAAGGGATACTAAAGCAGTATGGTGCGAGAAGGTAGAATGGTCATAATCACCAATAGATAGACAGCTGTATGGGCGAATCCTCTTCTAACCTCTTACTATAATATGGAACATTCGTTAAAATTTATTAAAATAGGTATTTTATGCTATAATTGTTGACGCATAGAAAATTAAAGAATAGTTCATCAGTTGGAATGGGTGTTTTTTGAAGGGAGTACTATCTACATGGAAAAAAGTGAGGAGCAACTACCGCTCTTTATTATAGAATCGATCAAAAGGTGTGAAAAGCTTGGGATGGACAGAGATGCCATTCCACAACCATACAATATAAGTGGCCAGCAGCTTAGTGAGACGTTATTTGAGTTTCGAAAGCTGTTTGATGTGCTTGATTTTTTTGCAAATCAACTTTTGCAAATGATCGAAGGACTGCCATTTATACTTATGATTACGGATGAAAACTGCATATTGCTCGATATTCTGGGGGATGCAGAAATTAAAGGAGCGATGGAAGCGGTCGGCATCAAACCAGGTTCATCGTTTGCAGAAAAACGAGTGGGTACGAATTCAATCGACTTGGCATTAAGGTTAAACCAACCGATGCAAGTGATAGGGAATCAACACTATCAACCGTACCTTCATGGGAATGCCTGCTATTCGGTTCCTTTCACATTTGAATCGAACGGAACAAAAAAGGGGACAATTTCCATTTCCACATTCCTGGATTATCAAAGTCCGCTTCTGTTAGCCATGTTGAATTCGGTGGTCAATTCAATTGAAAGAGAAATACAGCTGAGAGAATCCAATACTCGATTAAATATTCTCAATCAAGTCGTCATCGAATCCTCCAAAAACGGCATTATCGAGCTTGATAAAACAGGGAAGATTACTGAAATAAACACGATTGCAGAGAACATGACAGGATGGGAAAAGGGCATCTTAGTAGATGAGACGATTCCTTTAGGTTCCCAGATTAAGGATATCTTATCAGGCAATGACTTAACCGATCGTGAAATGTGGATTACAAATGAAAAGAACAGCAAGAAAACCGTTGCTTTAGTCGATGGCATACCACTTTATAATGAGCTGGGCCAACTGACAGCTGCCTTTTGTCAAATAAAGGATGTAACGGAGCGATATCATATCCAGGAACGATTAAATTACTTAGCCTTTCATGATGATTTAACGGGTCTTCCGAATCGAAGAAGCTTCCAACAAAAGCTGATTGATAGTCTGGAGCGTTTGAAAATAGAGAAGGGGAACCTTTCCCTGTTTTTACTAGATTTAGATCGTTTCAAATTCATCAACGACACGTTGGGCCACGAAAAAGGTGATTGGCTTCTGGTGGAGATCAGTAATCGATTAAGGGATTTCTTACCCAACCATGCCGAGCTTTTCCGGATGGGGGGCGATGAATTCACCATCCTACTAAATGATTTTCAGGATATGGATGAGGTGACTTCCATTGCAAGCGGAATTATTGAATTATTCAAACAAAGTTTTGTGATTGAAAACTATGAATTTCAAATGAGTTCAAGTATCGGTGTCTCCATCTATCAGGACGGGGAGAAGGACACGATTCCTTTAATCCGAAGAGCAGATACGGCGATGTACCGTGCAAAAGAAAATGGTAAAAACAATTTTGTACTATATGAGGCTAACATGGAGCATCGCTATTTTGAGAAATTAATGTTCCAGCAAGAACTTACATATGCCATGGAAATGAATCATTTGGAACTCTATTATCAGCCACAGGTTTGTCTTTACACCCAAGAGATTATTGGATTAGAGGCGCTTATACGCTGGAACCATCCGAAATTTGGACTGATCATGCCGGGTGATATTATTCCACTGGCGGAGGAATTGGGAATAGCCAATCTTTTAGGGGAATTCGTCCTGCAAAAAGCCTGCCAGCAGCTAACAGAGTGGAAGAGGCGTGGGTTACCACCAATCAAAATCGCCATCAATCTTTCTCCACAGGATTTCTTGAGTCACGCAATTGTTGAAAAAGTCCAGGATGCCCTAGCTCAATACGATATTGATCCGAAGCTATTGGAATTGGAAATTACTGAATCGATGGCCATGGAAGTGTCCAATGCCATTTCCATTATGGAGGAGCTGAATCAGTTAGGTGTCCAGATTGCCATCGATGATTTCGGGAAAGGATTCAGCTCGCTGAGTTATCTAAAAAACTTCCCGATTCACCGGTTGAAAATTGACCGTTCCTTTGTGAATGATATTTTAATTGACCCAAACGATGCCAAAATCATAACAGGCATTATTCATTTAGCCCAAACGCTGGACCTGGAAGTCATTGCGGAAGGTGTCGAAACGAAAGAACAGGCAGATTTCTTAAATGACTTAAAATGTGACGAAGTTCAAGGCTACTTTTATGGGAAGCCTGTGCCCGTGGCAGAAATCGAGGAATTGGTGTTTCAAAATAATAAGTAGGTAACAAACGATCGCTCTTTTGACATTTGTCAAAGGAGTTTTTTTTGTCTTAAGAAAGCGCCACAAATTCCAGGTCATCCATCCAAATTCCCTCTTGTAAATAGACAATTTTCCTAGGAGAAGTTCCTCGTTCAATCAAGAAATAGATTAAGAAAATACCATAATGCCTATTTGTTTCCAATTTTTCTAGTAAAATGGTATAAAAATAGTGTATTGTATATAATTGGAATGATAGTTTTTGGAAATTGAGGTTTTAAGTGTAAAAACTATGAGATTTGTAGTTTGTGTGAGTTTAGATAGAGTAAACTTGAAGAGAATACCAGAAAAGGTATATATTTGATATAGTAATATGGTATTATTATACATATATACTTGTGAAGTTTTTGAATAGGAGGAAATAGAGTGAATAAGAAAACGAGTAAAAAACTATTTAATACAGCACTTGCAACGGCAATGGTAGCAGGGTCAGTGGTTGCGATAGCACCAACAGCTACAGAAGCAGCAGCCGGCACATTTAAAGATTTAAATACAAGTAATTCCCACTACAATACAGTTATGAATCTAGTAGAACGTGGATTAGTAAAGGGCTATCCGGATAATACATTTAAGCCTGGACAATCGGTAAATCGCGCCCATGCAGCGCTAATCCTAGCAAACGTTCTAAAATTAGATACGGTCAATGTAACCGATCCAAAATTTAAAGATGTGCCAAAAGGACACCCATACTATGGGGCAATCGCGGCATTAGCAAATGCGGGCATCATCAAAGGTTTTGAAGATGGTACTTATGGCATGACGAAAACGTTAACAAGAGGGCAAATGGCCGTTATCATCAAAAATGCCTTCGATTTAGAAGCTGGGGATGCGACGACACCTTTCAAGGATATTGCGAAGAACCCTTATAAAGAACACATTACAGCACTATTTGCAAACGGTGTAACAACAGGTACGACACCAACGACATTCGGTGCCGCATCGAATGTGACACGTGGTCAATTTGCGACATTTGTAGTAAAAGCAGAAGCAGCAAATGCTGTTGAGAAAGTAGTGGACATTAAAGATGGTCAAATCATCACAAACAAAGGTACATATGCGATTGAAGGAGACCTGGCAAAAGTATTTAACGCTTCGAACGCGGCTGCTTTAAAAGGAGCAAAAGTCAACTTCAAATTTGCTGGGCAAACAGCGGCATTAGCTTCTTTAGAAGCTGTGGCAGCTGAAGCAACGGCAAAAAGAATTCTAGGTGTGGCGAGCCTTAACTTAGTGGCTGGCAATGCAACATTCGATGCAGGTGGTTATTCAATTCCAGAAGTAACGGTGAGCGGAAACAATGTACAAGTGAAAAACATGGTAGCTGACAAATTAACAATTGCCGATAACCTGACAGTTAACCTAACAGGTGTCGAAGCAAAAGAAGTAACAGTATCAGCAACAACAAAACTAACACTGGATGCTACATCTAAAATTGAAAAGCTGGCAATCCCAGAAGGCAAAGACATTAAAGATGTCATCACAAACTACGATCAAGTAAAAGATCAAATTAAAGAAGTAGTGAAAGTCGATGAAAGTGGAAGTGAAACGCCGGTAGAACCGGGAACTCCAGCTCCAGGATTACCTGGGCCAGGACCATCAACTCCTTCGGCAACTGAATTAGCTATTGATGCAGCAATTAAGAATTTAGTTACTTCTGAGAATAATAGTAAAATTGAAGAGTTTGGTTCTATTACATTTAGTGAATCAACAAATACAATCACATTTACAATTAAATCTGGTTCAGGTACCAAAACAATTGCTGATGTACGTACGGCATTGAAAACTCAAACAGAAGGTGTTGACTACTCTGATTTAGTAAAAGGATTATCTAATGAACAAATTGATACTCTATTAACTATTACTTCAACAACAGTCACTGCTGGTACACATACAAAAGAATTTATGCGTAGTAACTACTTTGATTATTCAACTTTAGATATCAATCGTGAAGCAGTGGTAGAAGATGTAGATTTGTTCATTGATGAAGCAATAAGAAAATCAGGCAAGTCTGTTGTTGATCTTAACCAGTTTGGACAAGTGTTTGATGAAAAAATTACGATTAATGTAGCTGGCATCAGATATACAGTGGATATTGTTGGTTATACACCTGCTAACTAATTTTATTTAGTCAATTCCCCAGAACAAGGGTGTTCTGGGGAATTTCAATGATGAAGCGAAAATTACCAAGTTTTGCTATTGGAGGTAAAGGCTCCTTATGGAAAAGAAGCGAAAACGAAAGAAACGTAAAAAGAGTAAAAAGTGGTTGCTGTATGTCTCGCTAGTGGTCGTGCTTCTGGTCGTGCTTGGTGGTGGGTATGCGTTATACGAGTTTAAGTTTAGAACCTATGATGTGGCAGATGAGAAGGTTGATGAAATTATTGAAGACAATTACATCATCGAACTTCCCGATGGTACCGAAATTGCCGTCGATAAAGAGGGGAATATTTTAGAAGAGGTTTCCGGGGAACTTGTTTCCAATTCAGAGGCTACTTCAAATCAGGCCAATGCAACATCGGGAGGCTCATCATCATCAGCTGGTAATAACAATACAACAACAGACAAGCCGGGATCGTCTTCAAACGAAACGGCCCAAGCAGATGATGAGAAACCGACAGTTAAATCAATAAAAGCGAAATATACGCCATCATTGGAAGCTCTCCAAGCACAGGCAAATTCGAGAATCAATGGACTCATTGCCAATGCAAAATCAGAGTACTCGACGAAAAAAGCAAATGGCGAAAGCATCAGTATCGGTTATTTCTATAACAAATACATGGGGGCTGCTGAAGGCCTTGAAGCAAGCACAGATGCAGCATTCAACAGCTTGATCGGCATTATTGAGAAGGATTTAACATCCAACGGTTTTGATAAGTCGCATGCACAAAGTCTACGAGATGACTATGAGGCGATGAAACAAGCACGTCGTGATAGTATCTTGAGCCAAGTAAAAGGTGCTCTGTAACATAAAAAAGGAAAGCGTCCAATCAGCGCTTTCCATAACTAAAACTATGTTTTCTAATTTTTTTCCGGCTACTCAACAACCAACGAACAGTCACATACACAATGATAAAGAAGCAGGCCCCTGCCATATCAAGCAAGACATCATGGAAAGATGGCGTTCGGCCACCAGTGATTGATTGATGGTATTCGTCGAAGCAAGCACAAAGAAATGTTAACAGGAACGAAATGGTGAATCGTAGAAGGATGGGTTTGAATTTACTTAACAACAAAAACCAAGTCAGTCCCACCAATCCGAACAGAACAAAATGTGCACCTTTTCTGATCAGAAATTCGATGAAGCGATAATAACCACGATCTTCAATGGAGACGATACTGTTTCCGTAGGGGATTTGAATGCTCGCCAAAGAGCCTTCGAGCGGTTTTTCAGGGAGCCATTGTTCTAAGTTCTCAATCAGTGACTGTTCTTCATAGGTTTGACTAGACGAAAAAAACAAAAATCCTAATAAAAGTACTAACAACAAGTAAAGTAAATTTTTCATATACTAATTTTTACCTAAAAATTCCAAAAAATCAATTTATCTACCCTTTTTTTCCTAATCGGTAGGAAATAATTTAGCAACGATATGAAAAAGGTGCTGCCATTGTCAAGAGGAGATGACCAAGTGGAAGAAACAATTAGCTTACAAGATATATTTAAAGTGATTAAGAAACGATTTGTCCATATTGTAAGCATTACAATGATTGCTGCATTGATCGCTGGGGTAATTAGTTTCTTTTTACTGAC is drawn from Lysinibacillus sp. SGAir0095 and contains these coding sequences:
- a CDS encoding EAL domain-containing protein → MEKSEEQLPLFIIESIKRCEKLGMDRDAIPQPYNISGQQLSETLFEFRKLFDVLDFFANQLLQMIEGLPFILMITDENCILLDILGDAEIKGAMEAVGIKPGSSFAEKRVGTNSIDLALRLNQPMQVIGNQHYQPYLHGNACYSVPFTFESNGTKKGTISISTFLDYQSPLLLAMLNSVVNSIEREIQLRESNTRLNILNQVVIESSKNGIIELDKTGKITEINTIAENMTGWEKGILVDETIPLGSQIKDILSGNDLTDREMWITNEKNSKKTVALVDGIPLYNELGQLTAAFCQIKDVTERYHIQERLNYLAFHDDLTGLPNRRSFQQKLIDSLERLKIEKGNLSLFLLDLDRFKFINDTLGHEKGDWLLVEISNRLRDFLPNHAELFRMGGDEFTILLNDFQDMDEVTSIASGIIELFKQSFVIENYEFQMSSSIGVSIYQDGEKDTIPLIRRADTAMYRAKENGKNNFVLYEANMEHRYFEKLMFQQELTYAMEMNHLELYYQPQVCLYTQEIIGLEALIRWNHPKFGLIMPGDIIPLAEELGIANLLGEFVLQKACQQLTEWKRRGLPPIKIAINLSPQDFLSHAIVEKVQDALAQYDIDPKLLELEITESMAMEVSNAISIMEELNQLGVQIAIDDFGKGFSSLSYLKNFPIHRLKIDRSFVNDILIDPNDAKIITGIIHLAQTLDLEVIAEGVETKEQADFLNDLKCDEVQGYFYGKPVPVAEIEELVFQNNK
- a CDS encoding S-layer homology domain-containing protein, with amino-acid sequence MNKKTSKKLFNTALATAMVAGSVVAIAPTATEAAAGTFKDLNTSNSHYNTVMNLVERGLVKGYPDNTFKPGQSVNRAHAALILANVLKLDTVNVTDPKFKDVPKGHPYYGAIAALANAGIIKGFEDGTYGMTKTLTRGQMAVIIKNAFDLEAGDATTPFKDIAKNPYKEHITALFANGVTTGTTPTTFGAASNVTRGQFATFVVKAEAANAVEKVVDIKDGQIITNKGTYAIEGDLAKVFNASNAAALKGAKVNFKFAGQTAALASLEAVAAEATAKRILGVASLNLVAGNATFDAGGYSIPEVTVSGNNVQVKNMVADKLTIADNLTVNLTGVEAKEVTVSATTKLTLDATSKIEKLAIPEGKDIKDVITNYDQVKDQIKEVVKVDESGSETPVEPGTPAPGLPGPGPSTPSATELAIDAAIKNLVTSENNSKIEEFGSITFSESTNTITFTIKSGSGTKTIADVRTALKTQTEGVDYSDLVKGLSNEQIDTLLTITSTTVTAGTHTKEFMRSNYFDYSTLDINREAVVEDVDLFIDEAIRKSGKSVVDLNQFGQVFDEKITINVAGIRYTVDIVGYTPAN
- a CDS encoding VanZ family protein, with protein sequence MKNLLYLLLVLLLGFLFFSSSQTYEEQSLIENLEQWLPEKPLEGSLASIQIPYGNSIVSIEDRGYYRFIEFLIRKGAHFVLFGLVGLTWFLLLSKFKPILLRFTISFLLTFLCACFDEYHQSITGGRTPSFHDVLLDMAGACFFIIVYVTVRWLLSSRKKIRKHSFSYGKR